A single region of the Halorussus gelatinilyticus genome encodes:
- a CDS encoding WD40/YVTN/BNR-like repeat-containing protein encodes MTERNTTRRRFLKASAATVATAAVPATATAAESQWTVAETPTGNTLYDVEYAADGAYAVGAGGVALKRTAKGWTKIFDGGVTGNGNSLYGADVTDDGKRLWFVGSSGAVGAYDVETGTLYNHSKPVGSTNNFNDVSVMGQAGEANVYVAGDSGKIYYSFENGASQTWDYVTPGSGASLSAIDFHDAKSGHVVDTNQKVFQTTDGVSYTDIGITDANVNFYGVDSDATDDVRVSGGGGTVFHWDGANWTPTDLGDAGLKDIEVTTDDSEGLTVGGGGKVFDKTGLKWAQDATPTGQNLKAVVRGDVDVAFGAGGTVVEK; translated from the coding sequence ATGACCGAACGCAATACGACGCGACGACGGTTCCTGAAGGCATCGGCCGCGACGGTCGCGACCGCCGCAGTCCCCGCGACTGCGACCGCCGCCGAATCGCAGTGGACGGTCGCCGAGACCCCCACCGGCAACACCCTCTACGACGTGGAGTACGCCGCGGACGGTGCGTACGCCGTCGGTGCCGGCGGCGTCGCCCTGAAGCGGACCGCGAAGGGATGGACGAAGATTTTCGACGGCGGCGTCACCGGGAACGGCAACTCGCTGTACGGCGCGGACGTGACCGACGACGGCAAGCGCCTCTGGTTCGTCGGTTCGTCCGGCGCGGTCGGCGCGTACGACGTCGAGACGGGCACCCTCTACAACCACTCCAAGCCCGTCGGAAGTACGAACAACTTCAACGACGTGTCCGTGATGGGGCAGGCCGGCGAGGCCAACGTCTACGTCGCCGGCGACTCGGGCAAGATATACTACAGTTTCGAGAACGGCGCGTCCCAGACGTGGGACTACGTCACGCCCGGTAGCGGGGCCAGTCTCTCGGCCATCGACTTCCACGACGCGAAGTCGGGCCACGTCGTGGACACGAACCAGAAGGTGTTTCAGACCACCGACGGCGTCTCTTACACCGATATCGGCATCACCGACGCCAACGTCAACTTCTACGGCGTGGACAGCGACGCCACCGACGACGTGAGGGTCTCGGGCGGCGGCGGCACGGTCTTCCACTGGGACGGCGCGAACTGGACGCCGACCGACCTCGGCGACGCCGGTCTGAAGGACATCGAAGTCACGACCGACGACTCGGAAGGCCTCACCGTCGGCGGCGGCGGTAAGGTCTTCGACAAGACCGGCCTGAAGTGGGCACAGGACGCCACGCCGACCGGCCAGAACCTGAAGGCGGTCGTCCGCGGCGACGTGGACGTCGCCTTCGGCGCGGGCGGGACCGTCGTCGAGAAGTAG
- a CDS encoding DUF5811 family protein has product MNGNTPYAGVPGKTQAGHRAETDVPDLSPEQKESLRDSITAIASQTREFLPDEYVVGSKVADDGSGPQAQVSVQPPVGHPVSAGFQPDLEDFDGDDLVTHEETEVARGLAASAAMQVKQMMGDNITPTAR; this is encoded by the coding sequence ATGAACGGAAATACCCCCTACGCGGGCGTCCCCGGAAAGACGCAGGCAGGCCACCGCGCGGAGACCGACGTTCCGGACCTCTCCCCCGAGCAGAAGGAGTCGCTCCGCGACAGTATCACCGCTATCGCCAGCCAGACCCGCGAGTTCCTCCCCGACGAGTACGTCGTCGGGTCGAAGGTCGCCGACGACGGGAGCGGACCGCAGGCGCAAGTCTCGGTCCAACCGCCGGTCGGCCACCCCGTGAGCGCCGGCTTCCAGCCCGACCTCGAAGACTTCGACGGCGACGACCTCGTGACCCACGAGGAGACCGAGGTCGCCCGCGGTCTCGCGGCGAGCGCGGCCATGCAGGTCAAGCAGATGATGGGCGACAACATCACGCCGACCGCACGATAA